A genome region from Halarchaeum grantii includes the following:
- a CDS encoding DUF4365 domain-containing protein: MAKRKDSNHELERYSRGRVRMALAEWVVNSLDEDYAFDFEVRPTEGFGEGDRDAHGDAVLPSPFYIQLKASEGFANRESVYHSFDVPYLVEDCLRASIPVVLVICDREYEELYWCVLQTYCWDVLDEENEGWREQESVRVRIDREPLADSLQLSRLRGVLREAEHRIATRQRVAASRRGTLHHPSRMHVASTSQVRDYKREMVADAVELANASQYDRARQTLLEVRQMAEVDEPTLEALHRLLQLSEIENSTLAFAKIRFAREAGALAQRYDREEGVLEELREHYDEAWAYLDEHFVGAPYLDQSGLPVRILEVERLNLLSGDGAEMSAVVQHGGDHIRLQAPAIAGGEEFERVHSGEGRDPRVEACENRQHEFDAESLRRSPIATRCLNCELSGETIKQWLSHDVPRVCDSCGDVVYENPLDMESVERRSMLFCEACR; encoded by the coding sequence ATGGCGAAACGGAAGGACAGCAATCACGAGTTGGAGCGGTATTCGCGAGGCCGGGTGCGGATGGCGCTCGCGGAGTGGGTCGTGAATTCGCTGGACGAGGATTACGCGTTCGATTTCGAGGTTCGCCCCACGGAGGGGTTTGGTGAGGGCGACCGTGATGCGCACGGTGACGCGGTTCTTCCGTCTCCGTTCTACATCCAACTGAAGGCCTCCGAGGGCTTCGCCAATCGCGAGTCGGTCTATCACTCGTTCGACGTCCCGTATCTGGTCGAGGATTGCCTACGGGCATCGATCCCGGTCGTGCTCGTGATCTGTGATCGGGAGTACGAGGAACTCTACTGGTGTGTCCTCCAGACGTATTGTTGGGACGTACTCGACGAGGAGAACGAGGGGTGGCGTGAGCAGGAGTCGGTTCGGGTTCGAATCGACCGCGAACCGCTCGCGGATTCTCTCCAGTTGTCACGGCTTCGCGGTGTACTTCGGGAGGCCGAGCATCGAATCGCGACACGGCAGCGTGTGGCGGCATCACGACGGGGGACGCTTCACCATCCGTCTCGCATGCATGTCGCGTCGACGTCCCAGGTGCGAGACTACAAACGCGAGATGGTTGCGGATGCGGTCGAGTTAGCGAACGCGAGTCAGTACGACCGCGCTCGCCAGACACTGCTCGAGGTTCGGCAGATGGCTGAGGTAGACGAGCCGACGCTCGAGGCGCTTCACCGCCTCCTGCAACTCAGTGAGATCGAGAACTCGACGCTCGCGTTTGCGAAGATCAGATTCGCGCGCGAAGCGGGAGCGTTAGCACAACGGTATGATCGCGAGGAAGGGGTCCTCGAGGAACTCCGAGAGCACTACGACGAGGCGTGGGCGTACCTCGATGAGCACTTCGTGGGCGCGCCGTATCTCGACCAGTCGGGACTACCGGTTCGGATTCTCGAAGTTGAGCGGCTGAATCTCCTCTCGGGTGATGGCGCGGAGATGTCGGCGGTCGTTCAGCATGGCGGAGATCACATCAGACTGCAAGCACCGGCGATCGCGGGCGGTGAAGAGTTCGAACGCGTCCATTCCGGTGAGGGTCGCGATCCTCGTGTGGAAGCGTGCGAGAATCGGCAGCACGAGTTCGACGCGGAGTCGCTTCGACGTTCACCGATTGCGACGCGATGCCTCAACTGTGAACTCTCCGGTGAAACGATCAAGCAGTGGCTCTCCCACGACGTTCCGAGAGTCTGCGATAGCTGTGGTGACGTCGTCTACGAAAACCCACTCGATATGGAATCCGTCGAACGACGGAGTATGCTCTTCTGTGAGGCGTGTCGGTGA
- a CDS encoding DUF7718 family protein encodes MSGLPGTYGAQGLTLVARESEETTRPHRTRMTQSDFYYDYQIDTTFPDPLFLGVRLDPSANDPQSWAVVLGFGQADGTLTEIAKVDNSPHEAGDIHVDRYYREDSAEQKDFDIDISTYYEAEEYLRENATRYAALFLENHPDDVETTETPDR; translated from the coding sequence ATGAGTGGCCTTCCAGGCACGTATGGAGCGCAGGGCTTAACTCTGGTCGCCCGAGAATCTGAGGAAACGACGCGGCCTCACAGGACCAGAATGACCCAGAGCGACTTCTACTACGACTACCAGATCGACACGACGTTCCCCGACCCGCTCTTCCTCGGCGTCCGCCTCGACCCCAGCGCGAACGATCCCCAATCGTGGGCGGTCGTCCTCGGCTTCGGACAGGCCGACGGAACGCTCACCGAGATAGCGAAGGTAGACAACAGTCCCCACGAAGCCGGTGACATCCACGTAGACCGCTACTATCGGGAAGACAGTGCGGAACAGAAGGACTTCGACATCGATATTTCGACCTACTACGAGGCCGAGGAGTATCTCCGGGAGAACGCTACCCGATACGCAGCCCTCTTCTTGGAGAACCACCCCGACGACGTCGAGACGACAGAAACGCCCGACCGATAG
- a CDS encoding toxin-antitoxin system TumE family protein yields the protein MASLTGDNLDGVRRVEKYPDGTVVRVFCMRTDRDAYPSGWAYKLHYGATEPDPPRTLDDGTIRRYDNSHEDTKGHELHVAPDPNPDIITFPGMVELWERFWSEIPKSEFEVK from the coding sequence ATGGCTTCACTGACCGGCGATAACCTCGACGGGGTACGCAGGGTGGAGAAGTACCCCGACGGGACCGTCGTCCGCGTGTTCTGCATGCGGACGGACCGTGACGCGTACCCATCTGGATGGGCCTACAAGCTCCACTACGGCGCGACGGAGCCAGACCCACCCCGAACGCTCGACGATGGGACGATTCGCCGGTACGACAACTCGCACGAGGACACCAAAGGGCACGAACTGCACGTCGCACCGGACCCCAACCCAGACATCATCACGTTCCCGGGGATGGTCGAACTCTGGGAACGGTTCTGGAGCGAGATCCCGAAATCCGAGTTCGAGGTCAAGTGA
- a CDS encoding ArsR family transcriptional regulator, translated as MPRPELASWMTPMDRDILERLLNPGNDELVLSPRVIADNTDWKRGSVREHLIRLREHGLVEYYDEEGGIYQLSDLGRKWLRGDVPADEIEG; from the coding sequence ATGCCTCGCCCGGAACTTGCCTCCTGGATGACGCCGATGGATCGGGACATCCTCGAGCGATTGCTTAACCCGGGCAACGACGAACTCGTTCTCTCCCCGCGAGTCATCGCCGACAACACCGACTGGAAGCGGGGAAGCGTTCGCGAACACCTCATCAGGCTCCGCGAACACGGCCTCGTCGAGTACTACGACGAAGAAGGCGGCATCTACCAGCTCTCAGACCTTGGGCGAAAGTGGCTCCGCGGAGACGTGCCGGCCGACGAGATCGAGGGCTGA
- a CDS encoding nucleotidyltransferase domain-containing protein encodes MQEQAGVRLNFPFPEERVFRYQAMQDILHHLVNNPFEQFTQRELATITGADVSTVSRSLDLLEQLGVLVVEEGKPSHISMKQDHLQRSDPLFTVPQTEFREPIQAFLDELHTRVGTGDHVTEIVGVVLFGSVARGTADRSSDIDLLVIIDGDGTYARRVGSKTARAIEGRSFEGDRYEFEVLIETPDSATSHGHDLGEIFDEGIILERSDALADIERAVYADGQEDDS; translated from the coding sequence ATGCAAGAGCAGGCGGGTGTGAGACTCAACTTTCCGTTTCCGGAAGAGCGAGTGTTCCGCTACCAAGCGATGCAGGACATTCTCCATCATCTGGTAAACAACCCATTCGAGCAGTTCACACAGCGCGAGTTGGCGACGATCACGGGCGCGGACGTCTCGACCGTCTCTCGGTCGCTCGACCTCCTCGAACAACTCGGCGTACTGGTCGTTGAAGAGGGGAAACCAAGTCACATCAGTATGAAACAGGATCACCTCCAACGATCGGATCCTCTCTTCACCGTCCCACAAACGGAGTTCCGCGAACCGATTCAGGCCTTCCTCGACGAGTTACATACGCGAGTCGGGACCGGAGATCACGTAACCGAAATCGTGGGGGTTGTACTCTTTGGCAGCGTCGCACGCGGCACTGCGGATCGAAGCAGCGACATCGACCTCCTCGTCATCATCGACGGGGATGGGACATACGCTCGGCGAGTGGGCTCAAAGACCGCTCGGGCGATAGAGGGCCGCTCGTTCGAGGGAGATCGATACGAATTCGAGGTTCTCATTGAGACACCTGACTCGGCCACGTCTCACGGCCACGACCTCGGAGAGATCTTCGACGAAGGGATCATCCTCGAACGGTCTGATGCGCTCGCTGATATTGAACGGGCCGTGTATGCGGACGGACAAGAGGATGATTCCTGA
- a CDS encoding DUF7342 family protein, protein MSEESPGAAPSSGVDGEARSRWTDERTTFQRVYDIVTTLSTYETVSEIAEQASCSTDGARDALSQLDEMGIVETRGSRPVEYRRNEAYFRWKRIEDLARDYTPSELRAQIDDLIQEDDTLQERFDAPSPDAVSPHEFEDVDHETIHDRWDALSRWRSIRHDIEVLQQAAHRAEQRRDTSDTASP, encoded by the coding sequence ATGAGCGAGGAGTCCCCGGGGGCCGCTCCGTCGTCCGGAGTTGATGGTGAGGCACGGAGTCGCTGGACCGACGAGCGGACCACCTTCCAACGTGTCTACGATATCGTCACGACACTCTCTACCTACGAGACCGTGAGCGAGATTGCGGAGCAGGCGTCGTGTTCGACGGACGGTGCCCGTGATGCACTCTCGCAGCTCGACGAGATGGGGATCGTCGAGACACGCGGGAGCCGCCCTGTCGAGTATCGCCGCAACGAGGCGTACTTTCGCTGGAAGCGTATCGAGGATCTCGCTCGAGACTACACCCCGAGCGAACTCCGCGCCCAAATCGACGACCTCATCCAGGAAGACGACACGCTCCAAGAGCGGTTCGACGCGCCGAGTCCTGACGCCGTCTCTCCCCACGAGTTCGAGGACGTCGACCACGAGACGATCCACGACCGCTGGGACGCGCTGAGTCGGTGGCGGAGTATCCGCCACGACATCGAGGTCCTCCAGCAGGCCGCCCACCGCGCTGAACAACGCCGAGACACCAGCGACACCGCCTCTCCCTGA
- a CDS encoding PIN domain-containing protein, with the protein MTFLDSSVIIDMLEGVPDVVEYVESRGQPYLTSAICVFEVVNGEVGAGTTDVVAVRQDFGGVRSLDLTEQIALEAGRMQDQLMDNGERVAARDLLIAATARSTGDELIVSDGDFETQLLTDLLDVTNLREDD; encoded by the coding sequence GTGACGTTCCTCGATTCCTCGGTCATCATCGACATGCTCGAGGGCGTGCCCGATGTCGTTGAGTACGTCGAGAGCCGGGGGCAGCCCTACCTCACATCCGCCATCTGCGTCTTCGAGGTTGTGAACGGAGAGGTCGGCGCCGGAACCACCGACGTTGTCGCGGTCCGGCAGGACTTCGGTGGCGTTCGCTCCCTCGACCTCACCGAACAAATCGCCTTGGAGGCGGGGCGGATGCAAGACCAGCTGATGGACAACGGCGAACGGGTGGCCGCGCGCGATCTCCTCATCGCGGCCACCGCGCGGTCTACCGGTGACGAACTCATCGTCTCGGATGGCGATTTCGAGACGCAGCTTCTCACGGACCTGCTGGACGTCACAAACCTCCGTGAGGACGACTGA
- a CDS encoding antitoxin VapB family protein, with protein MRLNKVHIACVPIHKHKTLPSKNIGLREDVYDRLKAHKRGDESFSETLERLLDDVDGDWRTHIGFLSGADAEELEAEVERGLDELDDSMAGLGDRIDTAFADGEEDTSLTHIDTPYA; from the coding sequence GTGCGGCTGAACAAGGTTCACATTGCTTGCGTACCCATACACAAACACAAGACTCTGCCGTCGAAGAATATCGGCCTCCGCGAGGACGTCTACGACCGCCTCAAGGCGCACAAGCGCGGCGACGAGAGTTTCAGCGAGACGCTGGAGCGCCTCCTCGATGACGTCGACGGCGATTGGCGAACCCATATTGGCTTCCTCAGTGGGGCGGACGCCGAGGAACTCGAAGCCGAGGTCGAACGTGGCCTCGATGAACTCGACGACTCGATGGCTGGTCTTGGCGACCGAATCGACACCGCCTTCGCCGACGGCGAGGAGGACACGTCACTGACCCACATAGATACTCCATATGCATAA
- a CDS encoding Fic family protein, producing the protein MQETELEDSAPGTLVSYGRQSYYKPDPLPPSRSLDLDASFYETLADATFWLGQLSGISRELDFPPVLYTSLLRKEAMESAEIEGADVDYNALYGLETRTLDDATGESTADERALADTKDTQEVLNYEAAILDGIDALDDDAEITVELLHQLHETLLTGVPDARVDTDTIGAYKTIPNHLGDFLPPVPGAVGGLMDALITYYRTGGRYHPLVDIGLFHYQFETIHPYGDGNGRLGRLLITLQLYDHGYLERPNLYLSEYFNRNKAMYVDRMNAVRTRGDWEAWLSFFVRGIARQAHESVKRTLALDDLRRTYEEEYGGVAYTKHRLACTLFEQPYLTTKTVMQRFDVEQSTAYRAITALEDAGVLEEVPGGGRRQEYRAREIFDILEQPPQTY; encoded by the coding sequence ATGCAGGAAACCGAACTGGAAGACTCAGCTCCGGGCACACTCGTCTCCTACGGGAGGCAGTCCTACTACAAGCCCGACCCACTTCCTCCGTCTCGATCACTCGACCTCGACGCATCCTTCTACGAGACGCTCGCTGACGCGACGTTCTGGTTGGGGCAGCTGAGTGGCATCAGTCGCGAACTCGACTTCCCACCGGTGCTCTATACGTCACTCTTGCGCAAGGAAGCGATGGAGTCCGCGGAGATCGAGGGCGCAGACGTCGACTATAACGCACTGTACGGTCTCGAAACGCGAACACTCGACGACGCGACCGGTGAATCCACAGCGGACGAGCGGGCACTTGCGGACACGAAGGATACCCAAGAAGTGTTGAACTACGAAGCAGCGATACTCGACGGGATCGACGCCCTCGACGACGACGCCGAGATTACCGTTGAATTGCTCCATCAACTCCACGAGACTCTCTTGACGGGCGTCCCCGACGCTCGCGTCGACACCGACACCATCGGTGCATACAAGACGATTCCGAATCATCTGGGTGACTTCCTCCCACCGGTACCGGGTGCTGTTGGTGGATTGATGGACGCGCTCATCACCTACTACCGGACGGGCGGTCGCTACCACCCGCTCGTGGATATCGGGCTCTTTCACTATCAGTTCGAGACGATCCATCCCTATGGCGATGGGAACGGTCGCCTCGGTCGCCTCCTCATCACGCTCCAACTCTACGATCACGGGTATCTAGAGCGCCCGAATCTCTACCTGAGTGAGTACTTCAATCGGAATAAGGCGATGTACGTCGATCGGATGAATGCCGTTCGGACGCGTGGGGACTGGGAGGCATGGCTCTCCTTCTTCGTGCGTGGCATCGCCCGACAAGCACACGAATCGGTCAAGCGAACACTCGCTCTCGACGACCTCCGCCGAACATACGAGGAAGAGTATGGGGGTGTCGCATACACGAAGCACCGACTCGCCTGCACACTCTTCGAGCAGCCGTACCTCACGACGAAGACCGTCATGCAACGCTTCGACGTCGAGCAATCCACCGCCTATCGGGCGATCACCGCGCTCGAAGATGCCGGCGTCCTCGAGGAAGTTCCCGGGGGCGGCCGCCGACAGGAGTATCGCGCTCGCGAGATCTTCGACATCCTCGAACAACCACCGCAAACGTACTAG
- a CDS encoding DUF7342 family protein: MSEFDPAPDTASTETSWPEGMDTFDRVYDVVLGLSELTDYHAIADTASCSVNAAKKHLDRLAEMGVARADTEARPARYARDEGYLEFREASRIAADLSVEEIVERVERLEAERNSYEDRFGTTDPSSVDVFAGDHETAHKRMTAVSDWRATIRDIRLHELARQLAQHGGHLVHA; the protein is encoded by the coding sequence ATGAGCGAGTTCGATCCGGCACCGGACACCGCGAGTACTGAGACGTCGTGGCCGGAGGGGATGGATACGTTCGACCGCGTGTACGACGTCGTCCTCGGACTCTCGGAGTTGACGGACTATCACGCGATCGCGGACACCGCGTCGTGTTCGGTGAACGCGGCGAAGAAGCACCTCGACCGGCTCGCCGAGATGGGGGTCGCTCGCGCGGATACGGAGGCTCGGCCGGCGCGCTACGCGCGCGACGAGGGCTATCTCGAGTTTCGGGAGGCGAGTCGGATCGCCGCTGACCTCTCGGTCGAGGAGATCGTCGAACGCGTTGAGCGTCTGGAGGCCGAGCGTAACTCGTACGAGGACCGATTCGGGACGACGGACCCATCGAGTGTCGACGTCTTCGCGGGCGACCACGAGACGGCCCACAAACGGATGACCGCGGTGAGCGACTGGCGGGCGACGATCCGCGATATCCGCCTCCACGAGCTCGCGCGACAGCTTGCCCAACACGGCGGCCACCTCGTCCACGCCTAA
- a CDS encoding DUF5615 family PIN-like protein, with product MDDRLRANPVSCDERVWTPVADGFRRRGWTVRTARDEGTLGDPDCEYLYYATENEWVLATFDDDFFSLVKGRRTPAFGPDLRFWAVREQHSKRVTSGDRWRRLGSPMPDDICRRDQREVVALVRSLAQALGEPPTTETAVVVVALPTFGDVQSTSTALDVGEVPFVHLAGRLRTSPGDEPLGRDVRSQADTCFKICGVTSKSRTAMA from the coding sequence TTGGACGACCGACTGAGGGCCAACCCCGTCTCCTGTGACGAGCGTGTCTGGACTCCCGTCGCCGACGGCTTCCGTCGACGCGGTTGGACGGTTCGAACAGCACGCGACGAAGGCACACTCGGTGACCCGGACTGCGAGTACCTCTACTACGCGACCGAGAACGAATGGGTTCTCGCCACCTTCGACGACGACTTCTTCTCACTCGTCAAAGGGCGGAGAACTCCCGCATTCGGGCCTGATCTACGCTTTTGGGCAGTGAGGGAACAACACTCCAAGCGGGTGACCAGCGGGGACCGATGGCGACGACTAGGGTCACCGATGCCCGACGATATCTGCAGGCGTGACCAGCGAGAGGTCGTCGCGCTCGTCAGGAGTCTGGCGCAGGCTCTCGGAGAACCCCCGACGACAGAAACAGCAGTAGTGGTTGTTGCCCTCCCTACCTTCGGGGACGTCCAGTCGACCTCCACTGCGCTTGACGTCGGCGAGGTTCCCTTCGTGCATCTCGCGGGTCGTCTACGCACCTCCCCCGGCGACGAGCCACTCGGTCGTGATGTACGTTCTCAGGCGGACACTTGCTTCAAGATCTGCGGGGTGACGAGCAAGTCCAGGACCGCGATGGCGTAG